TGgttaggaaaagagggaagagaaaagtcCAGGTTATCCTCAAATTTATGGTTTGGACAACAGGAAGAATAGGAATTTCTCCAAGTTGAGTCctattataaacattttcagttttgTATTTCACTTTGAGTCTCAATCTACCAAGATAACTTCCTTTCAATCAGCAAAACACCTGTTTACTACTAACAATATTAAAGatgcaaatatttactaaacatatttttctcattttacatacatggctatcattttatttctaaaaaagtTTAATTCTATTTACTCATTAAAATACTTACATTTAAATACTCCAACATAATACATTAGGTGTATTAAATATAGAGATGCTCCTCAAATGAAGAATATAGTCTGATCTGGTTTTATACACAATAAcgacaatttaaaatgtaaaaaactggGCTTAAAAAATGCAGCCAACCACCTGTTTTACTAAGTTTTACCAGGTATCTCCTTCTAAAAATTCCTTATCAGAGCTATTTCTTTAAACCCAACATTTACTACATTAACAGATGGGTTctttaaatgagaaattttaCTTTCAACTCACTGATTTTATACTTAgaggctttaaaattttttagaataTGTGAAGACCGGAATTAAACCATTCTCCCCGTATTTTTCCTGGACTGTTTGCTGACTGCTTGTTTTTACATAAAGCTTTAAACATGTCTACCATGGGTAGTAAACAAAAAGGActacttgaaactataaaacctACCAAAGTGCCAAATGCATTATCactgctttttccttcttttataagaATCATTACTATGAACTCGTACTCGTTGGTGCACAGAAGATGCTATTTTCATGCTCTCTTTCTTAGTAAAGGTCCTCTCTATAGCTCCAGGTTTCCAAAGTAACAACTGTGCATCTTCTCCTCCAGTCAACAAAGAATCATCTTGCACATTCCAACAGAAAGAACGGACTGTAGCAGCATGCCCTCCCTGAAGGCTAGTCACATGAGTCAGTCCTGACGTGCTGCAGTTCATCAAGTGAATCCTTCCTGTGTTTGTTCCTCCAATAACATGCAATGTGTCTGTCTTTTCATGGTACAGGCCACCAATCAAATAGTCCAAAGAATCTTCTTTCATGTTAACTGCCTCTCTGACATCCTGGATGTTCAAACGTGTAACTGGTTCATCAGTATCCAGATGATTAAGATCCCACCAATAAAATCCTTCATCATGTGTCATGCAGTAAATCTGTTTATAACCTTTCCCAGACCAACCAATACAGCTTACTGATGAAATTGAGTTACAGGTTGTAACCAGTGCATCCTCCTCATTATCAACATTAATATCAAATACATTTACCAGGCCATCAGATGAACCTGAGACTACCATGTTGGGATCGCTGGGATGGAAACGTACTTGAGTGACATCATCACTATGTGTCTCTGAATATGCACCAAGTGGGTCTTTAGTTGTAGATAAATCCTGAGAATTCATCCTTGCATCCCAAAACACCAACAATGCATCATCATCAACTTTTTCTGTACCAGCACAAATAATATGATCATTACAATTAATatcaaaactgataaaaatattgGAAGGGTAACCCTTGAAGAGCTGAACAGGTTTTTCTCTGGCTACTCGAGCATCCCAACATTTCACAGTGCCATCAGTACATGCTGAATATACACTATCACAGGAATTTGCAAATCTGACTCCATTAAGAAGTCCAGGATATCCACTAAATTCTCGTAGTACATTTAACCTTTCTTTATCATATATTCTGATTGATCCATTAGAACATAAAACAGCAGCCACAGTTTCTGTTCCTGCTTGGACAGTCTTTGATGTGTCTATACCAAGAAGGTAAGTGGGCTCTTTGGTTCCTGAGGAAGATTTAACAATGTGCAGATTAGCAAACTGTTCCTCAATCTTTTCCATATCAACAGCAGCATCCAAGGGTAGTAaaactctgtaaaataaataaataaataaataaaaataaaaattaatgcttaACAATGGAGatacataaaaaattttaacCTGAAGTTTCTCTAAAATTGCAAATAAATCAAGAACATTTTCCTCTGAGGGCTGgcatgaatcaatcaatcaatagaaatgtattctaaTACTATAATCGTTTCTTTACTATGATGTAACTAAAACTCAGTTGCCTTCTAATTCAATCACTCTTTTATACTGAATTTActgccaggagtggtggctcacacctgtaatttcagcaatttgggaggcgaaggcaggaggactgcttgaggccaggcattagacaccagcctgaacaacaaggtAAGACCcccgtctcttcaaaaaataaattagcagggcatggtggcctatgcctgtagtcctagctactcaggaggctgaggtaggaggattgcttgagaccaggaagttgagactacagtgatccatgatcatgtcactgtccTCTAGCCTGGGGaatgaagtgagaccctgtctcaaaaaagaaaaaaaaaaaaaaaatgctgaatttactatatatattttatgctaGTAAGAGAATAAAAAGCATGTGCAAACACCACCCAGCAGTTCTTTTTAGCTCAAACCCAATTAGTGGTTCTACTCAAGTCATCCTCGGCATTGGCAAGGATCTCCACTTTGGAATAATCTTCTCCTGGCCCCAGCTGCCTTACACAACTTTAGAATTTAAACATAGATATTTGGGGGGGGCGGGGAAAGGTTTCCCAAAAAAATTCATGccttaatccctggaacctgtgaatatggtTACAAAGGAAAACTGAAGTTGCacatggaattaaggttgctaatcagcctAATTTAAGGCtaaccttaaaatagggagattatcctagattatctaTTATCCCCCTGGCCCAATATGGTAACAAGTGtctttaaaagtggaagagggaggcagaagagtcagaGGAAGAGGTTCCCATAGAAGGCAAAGACACAGAGAGATACAATGTTGCTGGTTTTGAAGACAGAGGCTGAGGGTGGCCTCTAGAaactaaaaagcaagaaaagattTTCCTCTAAGCCTCCAAATGGAAATGCAGTCCTGTTGacatcttaattttaattaagccCAGTGACATCCATTTTGGACTTcagacctccagaactgtaagataataaacttATGTTATTTAAACAACTaagtttgcagtaatttgttatagcagcaataggaaacaaatacaacAGAGGTTCCCAGTATAGAATCCCGGAGAAGTGCTTCTAAGGCAGTAGCAGCTTGCCATGGTAGAATTGGGATTTGATCCTAGGTATTCTGGCTTCAGGCTTCACACACGGTGCTCTACACCACCATACTAGACTGCCTCTCCAGGGTGGGCTGTATGTAGGACAAGTTCAAGGTCAGAAAAACATGCATGCCTAGTAACACTATCATAAATCCTTCTATTGTGCTTTCTCATCAATGAATATTCTTTCTAGCCTGTGTAacaaattcattttcattcttaagACGAAATGTTTTTTCTGTTGCTTTGGTGATATCTTCTTAAGCATCtgtcttttcatctttaaaaGGAGAAATGAGTACTAACTCAAGAACTGTTAGGAAGTTTAATGCATGCCATGTGTTCTGCACAACGTCTGGCATATCATAGTACATACACAATAGATgtaataggccaggcgtggtggctcatgcctgtaatcccaacacttctggaggccgaggcagggatcacttgaggtcaggagttcgagaccagtctgtccaacatggtaaaattctgtctctactaaaaatacaaaaattagctgggcgttgtggcacacacctgtaatccagctactcgggaggctgaggcaggagaactgctttaggcagaggttgcagtgggccaaggtcataccactgcactccagcctgagcaacagagcgagaatctgactaaaaaaaagaaaaaaaaagaaaaaaaaagatagctggacacggtagctcacacctataatcccagcactttgggaggccgacatgggcagatcacctgaggtcgggagttcgagaccagcctgactagccaggtgttgtggcacatgctgtaattccagctacttgggaggctgaggcaggagaatcacttgaacccaggaggcagaggttgcagtgatccaagatcgcaccattgcactctagcctgggcaacaagagtgaaactccatctcaaaaaaaaaaaaaaaaaaaaaagatgtactttAGTAAGTTGGATttgggtttattattattattatttttatttttatatttttagtggagatgggtttcatcgtattagccaggatggtctcgatctccggacttcgtgatccgcccaccttggcctcccaaagtgagccaccatgcctggcctggatttgggtttaaaatagaaatagaaataaaatagaaataagcaTTCCCCCTAACTTttaattttcaacatttatttttacttatttttttcctttggagatggCATCACAGCTCATTAATTTTCAACATTTataagtgcacacacacaaaaagctcCAATGCACAGACACAGTTCACCCTCTAGGTTCACTGTTAACTTcttgccacatttgctttctctctatatacatacacgcacacacacacacacacacacacacacaccccactgctttttaaaaatgaaccctTTGATGAGAGTTAGCTGCAGACAAAATATCACTCCATTCCTAAATACTTCACCATAACAGCATCTCTCCAACCTTCTGTTTTTCATGTCATGGAATTTTTTGAATATCCTATTCTCCAACAACTTTCATCCAAAGAGTTCAGGATCTATTGATTGTTCTTGCCTGAATCAATGATTATGCTAGAATCTGCAAAACAGTCattttctaattctatcattCTTTCTACCTCAGCAGGCATTCTTCTAAAAACAAgagcttttttcctttctctatttctctgaCTAGAAAATCATGATTCTTAAAAATTGTGTATCACAATCTATTGCTTTGTTGCTTTTTGATGCTCAAAGTGTCTGGACTTGGCCATTAAGACCCTTCAAGCCAGCTTCTGTAGCCTTTTGACAGGACCCCATCAGTCTGTAAACCCTACATGAGAAACTCCATGGAAGCATTAGGTAGCTCTAAAAATGGTGTGCTTCCCTCAACTTAAGTATTCAGACATGAAATGACCATTTTCCAGTAATGCTGGGGTAGTCACCTCCACAGCTGCTGAGGTAACTAGAACAGTTCTGTGGTTTTCCTGCCAGATGAAATGGCCTTACCTTGACCACGTCAGGTTTGCTCCTGCCTCAGGACTGCAGCAACAGCTGTTTGCCtggagtattctttttttttttttttttttttttgaggtggagtctcgctctgtcacccaggctggagtgcagtggtacgatctccgctcactgcaagccccgcctcctgggttcacaccattcttctgcctcagcctcctgagtagctatgactactggtgcccgccaccacacccaactatttttttttttgtatttttagtagagacggagttgccctgtgttagctaggatggtctcgatctcctgaccttttgatctgcctgcctcggcttccaaagtgctaggattacaggcgtgagccaccgcgcccggcctgcctagAGTATTCTTTCCCTGCATGTCTGCATGAGTGACTCCTTCCTGTTATCCAGGTCTCAGCATATGTCACCTGCCCAGAGAGAGTCTCTCCCCCACCAATCAACGTGAAGAAGTCCCTGGTCATTTCCCATCACATCCTTATcctgtttcattaaaaattaaaaatgctggccaggtgcagtggctcattcctgtaatcccagcacgttgggaaggcagggcaggcagattgcttgagcccaggagttcgagaccagcctgggcaacaaggctaaaccccatctctacaaaaaatccaaaaatgagttgggtgtggtagtgtgcgcctgtagtcccagctactcaggaggattgctcgagctcgggaggtggcggttgcaatgagccaagatcatgccactgcactccagccaggacaacagggtaagactctgtctcaaaaaaaaaaaaaaagacaaaatttaaaatgtttaattatgaagTATTTCAAATGTACAAAGGTGTAGAAAAAAGTATAACAGACACCCAAATATGTACCACCAatacttaacaaatattaatacaacaaatattaatactttttactCTATCTGCCTCAGTGTAACAAAATGGAACATTACAGACACAAGTAAAACACTTCACTCCAATAATTAAGAATTTAGAATAATGGCACATTTACGTGTATCTTTCTTGCAATTTGCTCTTTTCactcaatataatttttaaaaagtcctgttTTAGTGGTGAACGTATTACCTGACTCTTTCTTGCTTATTGGTTAATAAGTGGTTGCTGAATACATTAATGCGTAATTGATTCAACTTTCACACATTAAAATCACCACGTAAGGACGCTGTGGTCAACGACAGACCACATTTATGACAGTTAAGATTATaatggaggccaggtgtggtaacccatgtgtgtaatcccagcaatttgggaggccaaggcgggcagatcactttagcctaggagtttgaaaccagcctgagcaacacaacgaaaccccgtctctacacaaaaaatacaaaaattagctaggcatggtggtgcatgcctgtagtcccacctactcgggaggctgaggcaggggaatgcttgagcccgggaggttgaggctgcagggagctgctgtgattgcaccactgcactccagccttggcgacagagcaagactctctctcactctctctatatatatgagCTGAGAAAGTTCCATCATCTAATTGTGGTCCCTGCAAATTCATggcacaatgcattactcatgtgtCTGTGGTGATGCGGGTATAAAGAAACCTACTGCattgccagtcatataaaagtattgcacatacaattatgtacagtacataacaCTTCATAAAGACAATAAAGGACTATGTTAAGGGTTTATGTTACTGGTTTAAAAGTCCAAtactatactttctttttttgagacggagttttgctctgtcaaccaggttggagtgcagtggcactatcttagctcactgcgacctctgccaaaatgcccagctaatttttgcatttttagtagagacagggtttcaccatgttggccaggctgatatcgaactcctgatctcaggtgatccacccacctcagtctccaaaagtgctgggattacaggcgtgagccaccatgcccggcaagcCTATACCTTCAAtcgttattttagagtgtactttCTCTACTTATTAAAAtgaagttaactgtaaaacagcctcaggcaagtCTTTCAAAGGGTATTCCAGAAGGCACTATTCTCATAGAAGATGACAACTCCATTTGTTATTGCTCCTAaaaaccttccagtgggacaagacaTGGAGCAGAAGACCACAaaattgatgatcctgaccctgtgtaggcctaggctaatgtacatgtttgtctttttttttttttttttttgaggcagggtcttattCCATCACccagtgcagtagtgccatcatggctccctgcagcctcaacctcccaggctcaggccaccacatccagctaatttttttgtatttttggtagagacagggtctcactattttgaccaagctggtctcaaacttctgggctcaagcagtcttcctgcctcagcctcccaaagtggtgagactagaggcatgagccactgcccccagcctgtgtcttaatttttaataaaagagttttaaaagtaaaattaaaaaataaaataaaaattaaagtagaaacaGGCTTATGGAATAAggatatatgaagaaaatatttttgtacagctgtaccatgtgtttgtgttttaagctaagcatTATTACAAAAGAGGATAAAGTTAGTATCACGATGAGTGCTCTCTACAGGTATACCATTTGTTATCATTTATACCATAATTTTATTATacctttttatgtttagatatacaagtACTTATCATTGTGTTATAACTGTTtacagtattcagtagagtaaAACGCTGCACAGTGTAGTACAGGTCATACTGTATAGCCCAAGTATGTAGTAGGCTACACTATCTAGGTTGGGTAAGTACAGTACACTGCATGATGTTCACAGGATGAAACTGCCTAATGACCCATTTCTCACTGTTAggcaatgcatgactgtaatcACAATTGGATTTCAACAAATGCTAGGCTATGTGCTCGAaacttctatccagtttttaaatCCTAATCATTTAACCCTATGAGGCAGATACTATTATCactattttacaaaagaaattgaAGCTCGGAGAGACTAATCTGCCCATGCTTTCATAGCTACTAAGTGAACATATTGGAGGAATCTGGTTTGAAACTCAAGTTATAACTTCAAAACCTGTGAATCTGTGTTCATTCCAATGTTAAGCTATTGATCTTCTATGTAAGTATTAAAGTAATGCTGTCAACTTTAATCCAGGGATATGCCCAACAG
The window above is part of the Macaca fascicularis isolate 582-1 chromosome 7, T2T-MFA8v1.1 genome. Proteins encoded here:
- the WDR89 gene encoding WD repeat-containing protein 89; the encoded protein is MEKIEEQFANLHIVKSSSGTKEPTYLLGIDTSKTVQAGTETVAAVLCSNGSIRIYDKERLNVLREFSGYPGLLNGVRFANSCDSVYSACTDGTVKCWDARVAREKPVQLFKGYPSNIFISFDINCNDHIICAGTEKVDDDALLVFWDARMNSQDLSTTKDPLGAYSETHSDDVTQVRFHPSDPNMVVSGSSDGLVNVFDINVDNEEDALVTTCNSISSVSCIGWSGKGYKQIYCMTHDEGFYWWDLNHLDTDEPVTRLNIQDVREAVNMKEDSLDYLIGGLYHEKTDTLHVIGGTNTGRIHLMNCSTSGLTHVTSLQGGHAATVRSFCWNVQDDSLLTGGEDAQLLLWKPGAIERTFTKKESMKIASSVHQRVRVHSNDSYKRRKKQ